From the genome of Chroicocephalus ridibundus chromosome 1, bChrRid1.1, whole genome shotgun sequence, one region includes:
- the PDK3 gene encoding pyruvate dehydrogenase kinase, isozyme 3, giving the protein MRLCGALLKSPIPKQIEYYSRFSPSPLSIKQFLDFGRDNACEKTSYMFLRKELPVRLANTMREVNLLPDNLLSRPSVGLVQSWYMQSFLELLEYENKSPEDPHVLDDFLDVLIKVRNRHNDVVPTMAQGVIEYKEKYGFDPFVSSNIQYFLDRFYTNRISFRMLINQHTLLFGGDINPAHPKHIGSIDPNCNVAEVVKDAYETAKMLCEQYYMVAPDLEVEEFNAKAPNKPIQVVYVPSHLFHMLFELFKNSMRATVELHEGKREGYPSIKTLVTLGKEDLSIKISDQGGGVPLRKIDRLFNYMYSTAPRPSLEPSRAVPLAGFGYGLPISRLYARYFQGDLKLYSMEGVGSDAVIYLKALSSESFERLPVFNKSAWRHYKTTPEADDWSNPSSEPRDASKYKANR; this is encoded by the exons GTCGTGACAATGCATGTGAGAAGACTTCGTACATGTTTCTGCGGAAAGAACTTCCTGTGCGACTAGCCAACACCATGAGAGAAGTCAATTTGTTGCCTGATAACTTACTTAGCAGGCCCTCAGTTGGGCTAGTACAGAGTTG GTACATGCAGAGTTTCCTTGAGCTTTtagaatatgaaaataaaagtccTGAGGATCCGCATGTTCTGGATGA CTTTTTAGATGTTTTAATTAAAGTCAGGAACAGACACAATGATGTGGTTCCAACCATGGCGCAAGGGGTGATTGAATACaaggaaaaatatggctttgatcCATTCGTTAGCAGTAACATCCAGTATTTTCTAGATAGATTCTACACCAATCGCATCTCTTTCCGTATGCTTATTAACCAACACA cacTTCTTTTTGGTGGAGATATTAATCCTGCTCATCCCAAACATATTGGAAGTATTGATCCTAATTGTAATGTGGCAGAGGTGGTTAAAG ATGCTTATGAAACAGCTAAGATGTTATGTGAACAGTACTATATGGTGGCACCTGATCTGGAAGTTGAAGAATTCAATG ctaaaGCTCCAAACAAGCCTATTCAAGTAGTCTATGTACCTTCTCATTTGTTTCATATGTTATTTGAATTATTCAAG aATTCAATGAGAGCTACAGTAGAATTGCACGAAGGTAAGAGAGAAGGCTATCCGTCGATCAAAACCTTAGTCACTTTGGGGAAAGAAGATCTGTCTATTAAG ATAAGTGATCAAGGTGGAGGTGtacctttaagaaaaatagaCAGATTGTTTAACTACATGTACTCAACAGCACCTAGGCCTAGTTTGGAGCCCTCGAGAGCTGTGCCTTTG gctGGGTTTGGCTATGGCTTGCCAATTTCTCGTCTGTACGCTAGGTACTTTCAAGGTGACCTTAAACTCTACTCAATGGAAGGCGTTGGTTCAGATGCTGTAATTTATTTGAAG gcCCTTTCAAGTGAATCATTTGAAAGACTTCCCGTTTTTAATAAGTCAGCCTGGCGACACTACAAGACCACACCTGAAGCAGATGACTGGAGCAATCCTAGCAGTGAACCAAGGGATGCTTCTAAATATAAAGCTAATCGATAA